From the Kitasatospora viridis genome, one window contains:
- a CDS encoding SDR family oxidoreductase: protein MSYDLTGRTAVVTGAASGMGEATARLLAAGGARVALLARRADRLAESAAKIEAEGGRALAVPVDVTDQAAVERAAEAVHQAWGRVDLVVNAAGVMLPNPVAAGRLDEWTRMVDTNLTGALRVIDAFRADLVAAGAEGRAADLVNVSSIGSHVTFPGYAVYSATKAALTHLSAVLRTELGPLDVRVTNVEPGLTDTELGSHIDNAELSAQLDGMFQVIPPLTSEDVADLIAWTVSRRAGVNLRQAIVLPTRQA from the coding sequence ATGAGCTACGACCTCACCGGCCGCACCGCCGTCGTCACCGGAGCCGCCTCCGGCATGGGCGAGGCCACCGCCCGACTGCTCGCCGCCGGCGGTGCCCGGGTGGCGCTGCTGGCCCGGCGGGCCGACCGGCTGGCCGAGTCGGCCGCGAAGATCGAGGCCGAGGGCGGCCGGGCGCTGGCGGTGCCGGTGGACGTGACCGACCAGGCCGCCGTGGAGCGGGCCGCCGAGGCCGTGCACCAGGCCTGGGGCCGGGTGGACCTGGTGGTGAACGCGGCCGGCGTGATGCTGCCCAACCCCGTGGCGGCCGGCCGGCTGGACGAGTGGACCAGGATGGTGGACACCAACCTGACCGGCGCGCTGCGCGTCATCGACGCCTTCCGGGCCGACCTGGTCGCGGCCGGCGCCGAGGGACGGGCGGCCGACCTGGTGAACGTTTCCTCGATCGGCTCGCACGTCACCTTCCCCGGCTACGCCGTCTACAGCGCCACCAAGGCCGCGCTGACCCACCTCTCGGCCGTGCTGCGCACCGAACTGGGCCCGCTGGACGTGCGGGTGACCAACGTGGAGCCCGGCCTGACCGACACCGAGCTGGGCAGCCACATCGACAACGCCGAGCTCTCCGCCCAGCTGGACGGGATGTTCCAGGTGATCCCGCCGCTCACCTCCGAGGACGTGGCCGACCTGATCGCCTGGACGGTCAGCCGACGCGCCGGGGTGAACCTGCGCCAGGCGATCGTACTGCCGACCCGTCAGGCCTGA
- a CDS encoding helix-turn-helix transcriptional regulator has product MENALGEFLRSRRARIQPEEVGLPAYGRRRVPGLRREEVAMLAGVSVDYYVRLEQGRGAGVSEAVLDAVARVLRLDPVEHDHLRLLVHPPRPDAAPGQTVRPGIRLLMDRMAEVPVFVLGRRMDVLAWNGLADAVVGFGAMERCNAAWHTFCAPSAREFYPQWAAVAAETVGYLRLDAGRHPGDPELAELVAELSARSPEFREMWADHQVREKTWGRKLFHHSVVGELELGYETLQLPGDPDQLLVAYTVEPGSATEQRLALLANANASASASASASLVRAGGGAR; this is encoded by the coding sequence ATGGAGAACGCACTGGGGGAGTTCCTCCGTTCGCGCCGGGCGCGCATCCAGCCCGAGGAGGTCGGACTGCCCGCCTACGGGCGGCGGCGGGTGCCGGGGCTGCGGCGCGAGGAGGTCGCGATGCTGGCCGGGGTGAGCGTGGACTACTACGTCCGGCTGGAGCAGGGCCGGGGCGCCGGCGTCTCCGAGGCGGTGCTGGACGCGGTGGCCCGGGTGCTCCGGCTGGACCCGGTGGAGCACGACCACCTGCGCCTGCTGGTCCACCCGCCGCGCCCCGACGCGGCGCCGGGGCAGACCGTGCGGCCGGGGATCCGGCTGCTGATGGACCGGATGGCCGAGGTGCCGGTCTTCGTGCTGGGCCGCCGGATGGACGTGCTGGCCTGGAACGGCCTGGCCGACGCCGTGGTCGGGTTCGGTGCGATGGAGCGCTGCAACGCGGCGTGGCACACCTTCTGCGCGCCGTCCGCCCGGGAGTTCTACCCGCAGTGGGCCGCGGTGGCCGCCGAGACGGTCGGCTACCTGCGGCTGGACGCGGGCCGGCACCCGGGCGACCCGGAGCTGGCCGAGCTGGTCGCCGAACTCTCCGCGCGCAGCCCGGAGTTCCGTGAGATGTGGGCCGACCACCAGGTGCGGGAAAAGACCTGGGGGCGCAAGCTCTTCCACCACTCGGTGGTCGGCGAGCTGGAACTCGGCTACGAGACCCTCCAACTGCCGGGCGACCCGGACCAGTTGCTGGTCGCCTACACGGTCGAGCCGGGCAGTGCGACCGAACAGCGGCTGGCGCTGCTGGCGAACGCGAACGCGAGTGCCAGTGCGAGTGCGAGTGCGAGCCTGGTCCGGGCGGGCGGGGGCGCGCGGTGA
- a CDS encoding methylated-DNA--[protein]-cysteine S-methyltransferase, whose translation MSAGRIEWLTVPSPLPSGPLAVGVTPDGVAAVQFLADTVPVDLPRAAEDRRCAAVRDAFAAYFAGGVRRLGLPLDWRLATGPHRTVLEALLGTVPYGEVVTYGELARRSGVFPPAEAPGLAARTVGQMMGANPLPVLVPCHRVVAADGLGGFGNGRVGLDTKRWLLTLEGWLEPTLDWTGPT comes from the coding sequence GTGAGCGCCGGCCGGATCGAGTGGCTGACGGTGCCCAGCCCGCTGCCCAGCGGACCGCTCGCGGTGGGCGTGACCCCGGACGGGGTGGCCGCCGTGCAGTTCCTCGCCGACACCGTGCCGGTCGACCTGCCCCGGGCCGCCGAGGACCGCCGGTGCGCGGCGGTGCGGGACGCCTTCGCGGCGTACTTCGCGGGCGGGGTGCGCAGGCTGGGGCTGCCGCTGGACTGGCGGCTGGCCACGGGGCCGCACCGCACGGTGCTGGAGGCCCTGTTGGGCACCGTGCCGTACGGCGAGGTGGTGACGTACGGCGAACTGGCCCGGCGCAGCGGGGTCTTCCCGCCGGCCGAGGCGCCCGGGCTGGCGGCCCGGACGGTGGGTCAGATGATGGGCGCGAACCCGCTGCCGGTGCTGGTGCCCTGCCACCGGGTGGTGGCGGCGGACGGGCTCGGCGGGTTCGGCAACGGGCGGGTGGGGCTGGATACCAAGCGCTGGCTGCTCACTTTGGAGGGCTGGTTGGAGCCGACGCTGGACTGGACCGGGCCGACCTGA
- a CDS encoding family 2B encapsulin nanocompartment shell protein, whose protein sequence is MTTEITTAIPAPSSGPGNDQQQSLATAAARNLATTTKSEPQMQGISSRWLLRMLPWVQVSGGTYRVNRRLSYAVGRGRVSFVKTGAQVKVWAPSLTEVPVLRGLEDEGLLTELAARFQQRDFRAGEVLVEAGQPINEVFLIAHGKVNKVAPGKYGESAVVGVLADGDHIGDEALSVADGNWPYSVTAVTAGTAMALSWPAFQELADRSEVLRDQITQFLADAQQPQTKHGEAEIELAAGHEGEHELPSTFVDYELAPREYELSVAQTVLRVHSRVADLYNEPMNQIEQQLKLTVEALRERQEHELINNPEFGLLQNAEYEQRIQTHSGAPTPDDMDELLSRRRGTKFFLAHPKAIAAFGRECSSRGLYPTPVQVEGQTVPGWRGVPLLSCNKIPIVDGHTTSILAMRLGEDKQGVIGLHQTGLPDEYQPGLSVRFMGINEKAVISYLVSAYYSAAILVPDAIGVLENVEIARPRD, encoded by the coding sequence ATGACTACAGAGATCACCACCGCTATTCCGGCACCCAGTTCCGGGCCGGGCAACGACCAGCAGCAGAGCCTTGCCACTGCTGCGGCCCGGAATCTTGCCACCACCACCAAGTCCGAGCCGCAGATGCAGGGCATCAGCTCGCGCTGGTTGCTCCGGATGCTGCCCTGGGTGCAGGTCAGCGGTGGCACGTACCGGGTGAACCGCCGGCTCAGCTACGCCGTCGGCCGCGGCCGGGTGAGTTTCGTCAAGACCGGTGCGCAGGTGAAGGTCTGGGCGCCCTCGCTGACCGAGGTGCCGGTGCTGCGCGGCCTGGAGGACGAGGGGCTGCTCACCGAGCTGGCCGCGCGCTTCCAGCAGCGCGACTTCCGGGCCGGCGAGGTGCTGGTGGAGGCCGGGCAGCCGATCAACGAGGTCTTCCTGATCGCCCACGGCAAGGTCAACAAGGTCGCCCCGGGCAAGTACGGCGAGTCCGCCGTCGTCGGGGTGCTGGCCGACGGTGACCACATCGGCGACGAGGCGCTCTCGGTCGCCGACGGCAACTGGCCGTACAGCGTGACGGCGGTGACCGCCGGCACCGCGATGGCGCTCTCCTGGCCCGCCTTCCAGGAGCTGGCCGACCGCTCCGAGGTGCTGCGCGACCAGATCACCCAGTTCCTGGCGGACGCCCAGCAGCCGCAGACCAAGCACGGCGAGGCCGAGATCGAGCTCGCCGCAGGCCACGAGGGCGAGCACGAGCTGCCCAGCACCTTCGTGGACTACGAGCTGGCCCCGCGCGAGTACGAGCTCAGCGTCGCGCAGACGGTGCTCCGGGTGCACAGCCGGGTCGCCGACCTCTACAACGAGCCGATGAACCAGATCGAGCAGCAGTTGAAGCTCACCGTGGAGGCGCTGCGCGAGCGCCAGGAGCACGAGCTGATCAACAACCCGGAGTTCGGCCTGCTGCAGAACGCCGAGTACGAGCAGCGGATCCAGACCCATAGCGGCGCCCCCACCCCGGACGACATGGACGAGCTGCTCAGCCGTCGCCGGGGCACCAAGTTCTTCCTCGCCCACCCCAAGGCGATCGCCGCCTTCGGCCGGGAGTGCAGCTCCCGCGGCCTGTACCCGACCCCGGTGCAGGTCGAGGGCCAGACGGTGCCGGGCTGGCGCGGCGTCCCGCTGCTCAGCTGCAACAAGATCCCGATCGTGGACGGTCACACCACCTCGATCCTGGCCATGCGTCTCGGCGAGGACAAGCAGGGCGTGATCGGCCTGCACCAGACCGGCCTGCCGGACGAGTACCAGCCCGGCCTGTCGGTCCGCTTCATGGGCATCAACGAGAAGGCCGTCATTTCCTACCTGGTGAGCGCCTACTATTCGGCGGCCATTCTGGTGCCCGACGCGATCGGTGTGCTGGAGAACGTCGAAATCGCCCGTCCGCGGGACTGA
- a CDS encoding family 2 encapsulin nanocompartment cargo protein polyprenyl transferase yields the protein MSTETLSRGSQDNQGHNQGREQGHGQNQGADQQAAGLLARARAIVDPALRTAVDGMPESMARVAAYHFGWREADGSPSAADPGKAIRPALVLAAAEACAGRGADEALARGAVRAAASVELVHNFTLLHDDVIDRDDTRRHRLTAWRVFGSTEAILAGDALHSLALRTLAEDGHPAAGDAMRRLADCVVELCAGQQADCAFEQRSTVSLDECLAMAEAKTGALLGAACAIGALYGGADQQAARAMDAFGREIGLAFQLIDDLIGIWGDPAVTGKPAGADLLVRKKSLPVVAALGSGTAAGAELAAIYALDRPLTEAEVKLAADAVERAGGRAWAQGASCERMAAALEHLAVAVPDPAATDDLLALAELVTRRNR from the coding sequence ATGAGCACCGAAACGCTCAGCCGGGGAAGTCAGGACAACCAAGGACACAACCAAGGCCGCGAGCAGGGCCACGGCCAGAACCAAGGGGCCGACCAGCAGGCCGCCGGGCTGCTCGCCCGGGCCCGCGCCATCGTCGACCCGGCCCTGCGCACCGCAGTGGACGGCATGCCCGAGTCGATGGCCCGGGTCGCCGCCTACCACTTCGGCTGGCGCGAGGCCGACGGCTCGCCCTCCGCCGCCGATCCGGGCAAGGCGATCCGCCCCGCCCTGGTGCTGGCCGCCGCCGAGGCCTGCGCCGGCCGCGGCGCCGACGAGGCGCTGGCGCGCGGCGCCGTCCGGGCCGCCGCCTCCGTCGAGCTGGTGCACAACTTCACCCTGCTGCACGACGACGTGATCGACCGGGACGACACCCGTCGCCACCGTCTCACCGCCTGGCGGGTGTTCGGCTCCACCGAGGCGATCCTGGCCGGTGACGCCCTGCACTCGTTGGCGCTGCGCACCCTCGCCGAGGACGGCCACCCGGCCGCCGGGGACGCGATGCGCCGGCTGGCCGACTGCGTGGTCGAGCTCTGCGCCGGCCAGCAGGCCGACTGCGCCTTCGAGCAGCGCAGCACCGTCTCGCTCGACGAGTGCCTGGCGATGGCCGAGGCCAAGACGGGGGCGCTGCTGGGCGCCGCCTGCGCAATCGGCGCGCTCTACGGCGGTGCCGACCAGCAGGCCGCCCGGGCGATGGACGCCTTCGGGCGCGAGATCGGCCTGGCCTTCCAGCTGATCGACGACCTGATCGGCATCTGGGGCGACCCCGCCGTCACCGGCAAGCCGGCCGGCGCCGACCTGCTGGTCCGCAAGAAGTCCCTGCCGGTGGTCGCCGCGCTCGGTTCCGGCACCGCCGCCGGTGCCGAACTCGCCGCGATCTACGCCCTCGACCGGCCGCTCACCGAGGCCGAGGTCAAGCTCGCCGCCGACGCGGTCGAGCGGGCCGGCGGCCGCGCCTGGGCCCAGGGCGCCTCCTGCGAGCGGATGGCTGCCGCCCTCGAACACCTCGCGGTCGCGGTGCCCGACCCCGCCGCCACCGACGACCTGTTGGCGCTGGCCGAGCTGGTCACCCGCCGCAACCGCTGA
- a CDS encoding DUF4239 domain-containing protein produces MSLADIGTIVITLLLLAVAIKLLQRWVPHHIREEHNDVAGFIFAAVGVLYAVLLGFVVITVWTNNDSASKTTFQEADALAGIYWISRELPAPLGPQLEQQTLSYARTVQDSEWPMMANHKSDPQATELVYQIRDSVFSIKPTDEQQQVLYEHAVSHVEDLASERRERLNQVDDSVPPLLWVALIGGGVLTIGFTFLFGLSNTLAHTLMVLSLGALVVLSLLVIKEMNFPFAGATAVKPTAFDVFLQRLPPPRT; encoded by the coding sequence ATGAGCCTTGCCGACATCGGCACCATCGTCATAACCCTGCTGCTGCTGGCCGTCGCCATCAAGCTGCTGCAGCGCTGGGTCCCGCACCACATCCGGGAGGAGCACAACGACGTCGCGGGCTTCATCTTCGCGGCCGTCGGCGTGCTCTACGCCGTGCTGCTCGGCTTCGTCGTGATCACCGTCTGGACCAACAACGACTCCGCCAGCAAGACCACCTTCCAGGAGGCCGACGCGCTGGCCGGCATCTACTGGATCTCCCGCGAACTGCCCGCCCCGCTCGGCCCGCAGCTCGAACAGCAGACCCTCTCCTACGCCCGCACCGTGCAGGACAGCGAGTGGCCGATGATGGCCAACCACAAGAGCGACCCGCAGGCCACCGAGCTGGTCTACCAGATCCGGGACAGCGTCTTCTCGATCAAGCCCACCGACGAGCAGCAACAGGTGCTCTACGAGCACGCGGTGAGCCACGTCGAGGACCTCGCCTCCGAGCGGCGCGAGCGGCTCAACCAGGTCGACGACTCGGTGCCGCCGCTGCTCTGGGTGGCGCTGATCGGCGGCGGGGTGCTCACCATCGGGTTCACCTTCCTGTTCGGCCTCTCCAACACGCTCGCGCACACCCTGATGGTGCTCTCGCTGGGGGCGCTGGTGGTGCTGTCGCTGCTGGTCATCAAGGAGATGAACTTCCCGTTCGCCGGCGCGACGGCGGTGAAACCGACCGCCTTCGACGTCTTCCTGCAACGGCTGCCCCCGCCACGGACCTGA
- a CDS encoding NAD-dependent epimerase/dehydratase family protein — protein MRILMLGGSVFLGRAFAQEALARGHQVTTFNRGRSGTDLPGVRALRGDRTDPEALARLAEEPWDLVIDTSGQQPHDVRQAATALRERAGRYLFVSSVHAFAEWPDEPVSEESPLHECAADSPPGQPFSTGLKAGCERAVLEQFGAERSLLLNCGLLVGPYENVGRLPWWLERIARGGRVLAPGRPDLPIQLIDARDFAVFGLDLAERGAHGSFVTTALPGSSSYGQLLEACVAATGSGAELVWVPDAPLTAAGIEMWTELPLWAPEFEEDGRPSGIWRADSRKAEAAGLRCRPIERTVADTWAWILERGPRERPYTQGGEPLGIDPEKERRLLAEHG, from the coding sequence ATGCGCATCCTGATGCTGGGCGGCTCGGTCTTCCTCGGCCGGGCCTTCGCCCAAGAAGCCCTGGCCCGCGGCCACCAGGTGACCACGTTCAACCGCGGCCGGTCGGGCACCGACCTGCCGGGCGTGCGCGCGCTGCGCGGCGACCGGACCGACCCCGAGGCGCTGGCCCGGCTGGCCGAGGAGCCCTGGGACCTGGTGATCGACACCAGCGGCCAGCAGCCCCATGACGTCCGGCAGGCGGCCACGGCGCTGCGCGAGCGGGCCGGGCGCTACCTCTTCGTCTCCTCCGTGCACGCCTTCGCCGAGTGGCCCGACGAGCCGGTCAGCGAGGAGTCGCCGCTGCACGAGTGCGCCGCCGACTCGCCGCCGGGCCAGCCGTTCAGCACCGGTCTGAAGGCCGGGTGCGAGCGGGCGGTGCTGGAGCAGTTCGGCGCCGAGCGCTCCCTGCTGCTCAACTGCGGGCTGCTGGTCGGCCCGTACGAGAACGTCGGGCGGCTGCCCTGGTGGCTGGAGCGGATCGCCCGGGGCGGCCGGGTGCTCGCCCCGGGCCGCCCGGACCTGCCGATCCAGCTGATCGACGCCCGCGACTTCGCCGTCTTCGGCCTGGACCTGGCCGAGCGCGGTGCGCACGGCAGCTTCGTCACCACCGCGCTGCCCGGCTCCAGCAGTTACGGGCAGCTGCTGGAGGCCTGCGTCGCGGCCACCGGCTCCGGGGCCGAGCTGGTCTGGGTGCCGGACGCCCCACTGACCGCCGCCGGGATCGAGATGTGGACCGAACTTCCGCTCTGGGCACCCGAGTTCGAGGAGGACGGGCGGCCGAGCGGGATCTGGCGGGCGGACAGCCGCAAGGCGGAGGCGGCCGGACTGCGCTGCCGGCCGATCGAGCGGACCGTGGCCGACACCTGGGCCTGGATCCTCGAACGCGGCCCGCGCGAGCGCCCCTACACCCAGGGCGGCGAGCCGCTCGGCATCGACCCGGAGAAGGAGCGGCGCCTGCTCGCCGAGCACGGCTGA
- a CDS encoding class I SAM-dependent methyltransferase — protein MAEQGDGMRDAVRETYGSGDLSAVPIFAGGFINFGHWRGIDLTAPVGEPERVRSQQDLYRLVLDAAVPAPGARLLEVGCGLGMGCALALGERDPAAVTGLDIHPEQLRRARERHAALLAEQPERLAFVQGAAEQLPFADGGFDAVLSVEAAQHFPDLAAFAAETARVLAPGGRLALAGFFTVDDSPARPAQLAGLLETFANGLDIARPVTALTGALGGAGLTGVAAESIGAEVWPGWDRWLSRWWAPDTWPHNFLRAYRDGILDYYLVTAELPRVPGAPGAPGAPAVTVLPR, from the coding sequence GTGGCCGAGCAGGGTGACGGGATGCGGGACGCGGTGCGGGAGACCTACGGGTCCGGCGACCTGAGCGCCGTGCCGATCTTCGCCGGGGGCTTCATCAACTTCGGCCACTGGCGCGGCATCGACCTGACCGCACCGGTCGGCGAGCCGGAACGGGTGCGCAGCCAGCAGGACCTCTACCGCCTGGTGCTGGACGCCGCCGTGCCCGCCCCCGGCGCCCGGCTGCTGGAGGTCGGCTGCGGGCTCGGCATGGGGTGCGCACTGGCCCTCGGCGAGCGCGATCCGGCCGCCGTGACCGGCCTGGACATCCACCCCGAGCAGCTGCGCCGGGCCCGCGAGCGGCACGCCGCGCTGCTCGCCGAGCAGCCCGAGCGGCTCGCCTTCGTCCAGGGCGCCGCCGAGCAACTGCCCTTCGCGGACGGCGGGTTCGACGCGGTGCTCAGCGTCGAGGCCGCCCAGCACTTCCCGGACCTGGCGGCCTTCGCCGCCGAGACGGCCCGGGTGCTCGCGCCGGGCGGCCGGCTCGCGCTGGCCGGCTTCTTCACCGTGGACGACTCGCCCGCGCGGCCGGCCCAACTCGCCGGCCTGCTGGAGACCTTCGCCAACGGCCTGGACATCGCCCGCCCGGTCACCGCGCTGACCGGCGCGCTGGGCGGGGCCGGGCTGACCGGGGTCGCGGCGGAGTCGATCGGCGCCGAGGTCTGGCCCGGCTGGGACCGGTGGCTGAGCCGGTGGTGGGCCCCGGACACCTGGCCGCACAACTTCCTGCGCGCCTACCGGGACGGCATCCTGGACTACTACCTGGTCACCGCGGAGCTCCCGAGGGTCCCAGGGGCCCCGGGAGCTCCCGGAGCTCCCGCAGTGACGGTTCTCCCTCGGTGA
- a CDS encoding BACON domain-containing protein → MTPESMPTAYQRLLDGLYTYCLSVLCDPAEAGAAVGEVRELVDSGGERLTDPALRRAWLYSAARYACVRRLAAGAAGDRAGGPVDDPAGLRAELAALAWPEAAGTTAEQREALELTLRHHLTEEELAAVLGLDPAATGRLLAGARAELATTRRALLVLGVGTCPELDRLGGPGAEHWRGWVLGPALRRELVRHVEQCPTCRGTAERVAGFDGGPPAGLALLAAPAGVRAGGGGGAGVPVFDARGLPRHRAPGLLERHRAGGDLHERLVLARQRLVSTGVLAAVLSAPLAALWVAHRDGAPVAGAASVSSVRVDTPPDGEAPAVPPVPAAPGRPTGTGGDGRGLVAALVGAASGAGGGAAGAETLLPPVQASAVPVPATGAVPISSPQWHPEPVPAAAALDVTAGSYGSRTVLTLTNTGGTALDWHAELSCDWLRLSRDAGTLAPGQRITVIVTVDDQHAPDADWTAWIALPPSSAVVTLTGGPDRRGLPSPSASPSAPDGTTPSPSANPSGSASATPSDTPSAGSSASSPPSSSESPSASPTSGPSTQPSASRSASSSPSATPSIRPSSNPPTPSTAPATSSATSDTSPSSPR, encoded by the coding sequence GTGACGCCCGAGAGCATGCCCACCGCCTACCAGCGCCTGCTGGACGGCCTCTACACCTACTGCCTGTCCGTGCTCTGCGACCCGGCCGAGGCCGGCGCCGCGGTCGGCGAGGTCCGCGAGCTGGTGGACAGCGGCGGCGAGCGGCTGACCGACCCGGCGCTGCGGCGGGCCTGGCTCTACTCGGCCGCCCGGTACGCCTGCGTGCGCCGACTGGCCGCGGGCGCGGCCGGCGACCGGGCCGGTGGGCCGGTGGACGACCCGGCCGGGCTGCGCGCCGAGCTGGCCGCGCTGGCCTGGCCGGAGGCGGCCGGCACCACCGCGGAGCAGCGCGAGGCGCTGGAACTGACGCTGCGTCACCACCTGACGGAGGAGGAACTGGCCGCCGTGCTGGGCCTGGACCCGGCGGCCACCGGCCGGCTGCTCGCCGGGGCCCGGGCCGAACTGGCCACCACCCGACGGGCGCTGCTGGTGCTCGGCGTGGGCACCTGCCCCGAGCTGGACCGGCTCGGCGGGCCCGGCGCCGAGCACTGGCGGGGGTGGGTGCTGGGGCCGGCGCTGCGGCGCGAACTGGTCCGGCACGTGGAGCAGTGCCCCACCTGCCGCGGGACGGCGGAGCGGGTCGCCGGGTTCGACGGCGGGCCGCCGGCCGGGCTGGCGCTGCTGGCCGCACCGGCCGGGGTGCGGGCGGGCGGCGGGGGCGGGGCCGGGGTGCCGGTCTTCGACGCCCGGGGGCTGCCCCGGCACCGGGCACCCGGGCTGCTGGAGCGGCACCGGGCCGGCGGGGACCTGCACGAGCGGCTGGTGCTGGCCCGGCAGCGGCTGGTCAGCACCGGGGTGCTGGCGGCGGTGCTGTCCGCGCCGCTGGCCGCGCTCTGGGTCGCGCACCGGGACGGCGCGCCGGTCGCGGGGGCGGCGTCGGTCTCCTCGGTGCGGGTGGACACCCCGCCGGACGGCGAGGCTCCCGCCGTGCCGCCGGTCCCGGCGGCGCCGGGCCGGCCGACCGGGACGGGTGGCGACGGGCGCGGGCTGGTGGCGGCGCTGGTGGGTGCGGCGAGCGGTGCCGGGGGCGGCGCGGCGGGTGCAGAAACGTTGCTGCCGCCGGTTCAGGCGTCAGCTGTGCCGGTGCCCGCGACCGGTGCGGTGCCGATCTCCAGCCCGCAGTGGCACCCCGAACCGGTGCCGGCGGCCGCCGCGCTGGACGTCACGGCCGGCAGCTACGGCAGCCGGACCGTGCTCACCCTGACCAACACCGGCGGCACTGCGCTGGACTGGCACGCCGAACTCAGCTGCGACTGGCTGCGGCTGAGCCGGGACGCCGGCACCCTGGCGCCCGGCCAGCGGATCACCGTGATCGTCACCGTGGACGATCAGCACGCCCCCGACGCGGACTGGACGGCGTGGATCGCCCTGCCGCCGTCCTCCGCCGTGGTCACCCTCACCGGCGGCCCGGACCGGCGCGGCCTCCCCTCGCCCAGCGCCTCGCCCTCCGCCCCGGACGGCACCACGCCCAGCCCGAGCGCGAACCCGAGCGGCAGCGCCAGCGCCACCCCCTCGGACACCCCGAGCGCGGGCAGCAGCGCGAGCAGTCCGCCGAGCAGCAGCGAGAGCCCAAGCGCCAGCCCGACGTCCGGGCCGTCCACCCAGCCGTCGGCCAGCCGGTCGGCGAGCAGCAGCCCGTCGGCCACGCCGTCCATCCGGCCGTCCAGCAACCCGCCGACGCCTTCCACCGCACCCGCGACCAGCTCTGCCACGTCCGACACCTCGCCCTCGTCACCGCGCTGA
- the radA gene encoding DNA repair protein RadA, with amino-acid sequence MAARTSKTTAKPRPAYRCTECGNQLPKWVGRCPECNAWGTVEEYGAVPIRTTAAGPVSAPARPIGQVDGQVATARSTGVPELDRVLGGGLVPGAVVLLAGEPGVGKSTLLLDVAAKAATSQHRTLYVTGEESAGQVRLRADRINALSDHLYLAAEQDLGAVLGHIDQVSPGLLILDSVQTIASAELDGAPGGPAQVREVAGALIRASKERGMATLLVGHVTKDGQIAGPRLLEHLVDVVLSFEGDRHARLRIIRGVKNRYGATDEVGCFELHDEGIEGLADPSGLFLTRRDKPVPGTCLTVTLEGKRPLVAEVQALMVDSQIPSPRRTTSGLESPRIAMILAVVERHGGVKLGKQDIYTATVGGVKLTEPSADLAVALAVASSSTDTPLPSNLVAIGEVGLAGEVRRVTGVQRRLAEAHRLGFTHALVPPDPGKVPAGMKVVEVADIGEALRAIPGRRGRSAARPRTEQRPPADARPVPAPPAHPDELMAGWEPVDSDELV; translated from the coding sequence ATGGCAGCCCGCACCTCGAAGACCACCGCCAAGCCCCGCCCGGCCTACCGCTGCACGGAGTGCGGCAACCAGCTGCCCAAGTGGGTCGGCCGCTGCCCGGAGTGCAACGCCTGGGGCACCGTCGAGGAGTACGGCGCGGTGCCGATCCGCACCACCGCGGCCGGCCCGGTGAGCGCCCCGGCCCGCCCGATCGGCCAGGTGGACGGCCAGGTCGCCACCGCCCGCTCGACCGGCGTGCCGGAGCTGGACCGGGTGCTCGGCGGTGGCCTGGTGCCCGGCGCCGTGGTGCTGCTGGCGGGCGAGCCCGGTGTCGGCAAGTCGACCCTGCTGCTCGACGTGGCCGCCAAGGCCGCCACCTCCCAGCACCGCACCCTCTACGTGACCGGCGAGGAGTCGGCCGGCCAGGTGCGGCTGCGGGCGGACCGGATCAACGCCCTCTCCGACCACCTCTACCTGGCCGCCGAGCAGGACTTGGGCGCCGTGCTCGGCCACATCGACCAGGTCTCCCCGGGCCTGCTGATCCTGGACTCGGTGCAGACCATCGCCTCCGCCGAGCTGGACGGCGCGCCCGGCGGCCCGGCCCAGGTGCGCGAGGTGGCGGGCGCGCTGATCCGCGCCTCCAAGGAGCGCGGCATGGCCACCCTGCTGGTCGGCCACGTCACCAAGGACGGGCAGATCGCCGGCCCCCGCCTGCTGGAGCACCTGGTCGACGTGGTGCTGAGCTTCGAGGGCGACCGGCACGCCCGGCTGCGGATCATCCGCGGCGTCAAGAACCGCTACGGCGCCACCGACGAGGTCGGCTGCTTCGAGCTGCACGACGAGGGCATCGAGGGCCTGGCCGACCCGTCCGGCCTCTTCCTGACCCGCCGTGACAAGCCGGTGCCGGGCACCTGCCTGACCGTCACCCTGGAGGGCAAGCGCCCGCTGGTGGCCGAGGTGCAGGCGCTGATGGTGGATTCGCAGATCCCCTCCCCGCGCCGCACCACCTCCGGCCTGGAGTCGCCCCGGATCGCGATGATCCTGGCGGTGGTCGAGCGGCACGGCGGGGTCAAGCTCGGCAAGCAGGACATCTACACCGCCACCGTCGGCGGGGTGAAGCTGACCGAGCCCTCGGCCGACCTGGCGGTGGCGCTCGCGGTGGCCAGCTCCTCCACCGACACGCCGCTGCCCAGCAACCTGGTGGCGATCGGCGAGGTCGGCCTGGCCGGCGAGGTGCGCCGGGTGACGGGGGTGCAGCGCCGGTTGGCCGAGGCGCACCGGCTGGGCTTCACCCACGCCCTGGTGCCGCCGGACCCGGGCAAGGTGCCGGCGGGCATGAAGGTGGTCGAGGTGGCCGACATCGGCGAGGCGCTGCGGGCGATCCCGGGCCGGCGCGGCCGCTCCGCCGCCCGTCCCCGGACGGAGCAGCGCCCGCCCGCCGACGCCCGCCCGGTGCCCGCGCCGCCCGCCCACCCGGACGAGCTGATGGCCGGCTGGGAACCGGTCGATTCGGACGAACTGGTCTGA